From the genome of Heliangelus exortis chromosome 23, bHelExo1.hap1, whole genome shotgun sequence:
CTTTGAGAGGAGCCTGGCAGCACCTGAAGCTCCGTAAATCCCTaatcccctctgctccccccctcctttAATCCGTGGCTCTCCGGGAGGGTACAGAGGGCACTTTCCTGGGAAGTTGGGAAGAGAGTAGCTGGGAGACCCCCCCAACCCTGTCCGGAGCCTGGCTCAGCATCCAATCCAGGATTTATTTGGGGAGTGGGGGTGTCTCCAGTTCCCAGCACaagctgggggggggtggggttgAGCTGCTGTTGggtgattttatttattttttttttttcccctgctgaaAGCGAGGCAAAAAATCCTGAATTACCCCAggggggttaaaaaaaaaatccttaattaCTCCAGGGGGTAACATGTGCTGCATGGTgtggtttgggggggttggatGCATCCTGGGGGGGGTTAATGCTGCTTTGCCCCCACTCATGCTCCACCCCAAAGGCTtttcctgccccagcacccGCTGCGCCTTAATGAGCTTAAGGCAGGCCCGGAGCTAAGGACAGGGCTGCTCActccctcagctccatcctACCCAGGGGGGGGCCAAGTAAGTTCATTGCCCCCCATTTTTCGAGGGGGGAggtgctgggcagtgctggttttatgttttccttccccaaacggaagggaggggggtggctggggggggTTTGCCAGTCCCGGTTGAGCTGGGAGTGGGGAGGGCTGAGGGGGAATATTTAGGGATAATAATTAAGGGTGGGGGGGCTAAATCTCActgctgggggggttgggacacccccttccccctcccctgcaagaggagcaggaagaggagggTCCCCAGGCCCTTCGGTCACGCGAGGATTTGGGGAGAATCCCGAGCACGGAGCCGCTTCCCGCTCCCAGGGGATGTGCCCAAAGGGGACCCCAAAAAATCCcgggaggctgaggggtggaACACACCCCCTCCCCGGGCCACCCATTGTCCTCAGGTGGGTGTTTGTCCCCCCCTGGAGCAGCCATGGGGCCACCAAGGCCggggggggcaggcagggggtgTCACttgggaggtggtggtggggagggggctctgggATGGGGTCTGGGATTGCAGCTGCAAATCTGCAGCAGTTCCCTGGCTGCAAACACTTCTGCAGCACTTGGGGGGCTGCAAATACAAACTGGCAGGGGGCTGAGGATTGCAGCTGCAAAGCTGCAACAGGTTTGGGGTTGCCAACACAAATTTGCAGCAGTTTTGGGGTTGCAGACAGGTCTGCAGGAGTATTGGGGTCAAAACTGCAAATCTGCAGCGGGTTTGGGGATTGCAACTCCAACCCTGCAGTGGTTTCGTGACTGCAAGCACAAACCTGCAGAGGTTTGGGGACTGCAAACAAATCTGCAGCAGTTTTGGGGTTGCAAACACACTCGCAGAACTTTTGGGGTTGCCAAAACAAATTTGCAGAAGTtttggggctgcagctgctAATCTGCAGAGGGTTTGGGGTTGCCAACACAAATTTGCAGAAGTCTTGGGATGACCaacagaaagctgcagctgcagcagtgttGTGATTGCAAAGAGACTTGCAGAAGTTTTGGGGGTGCAACCATAAATCTGCAGCGGGTTTGGGGTTGCCAGCACAGATCTGCAGCATTTGGGGGATTGCAGCTCTCACCCTGCAGTGGTTTTGTGACTGCAAACACAAACCTGGAGAGGCTTGGGAACTGCAAACAAAGCTGCACCAGCTTGGGGTGCAACTGCAGATCTGGGGTGCTTTTGGGGGTGCAACTCTAAATGTGCACTCTGGGGCCATATCCCACCCTGGGACTGGATCCCAGTGCCTGATCCCACTATGGGACTGGAGCCCAGTGCCTGATCCCACCATGGGACTGGATCCTGGTGCCATATCCCACCATGGGACGGGATCCCAGTGCCATATCCCCACCCTGGAGCTGGATCCCAGTGCCATATCCCACTCTGGGGCAGGATCTCAGTGCCTGAtcccaccccagggctggatCCTGGTGCCAGGTGCCATATCCCACCCTGGAGCTGGATCCCGGTGCCATATCCCACTCTGGGACTATCCTAGTGCCCTAtcccaccccagggctggatCCTGGTGCCATATCCCACCCTGGGACTGGATCCCAGTGCCTTATCCCACACCAGGGCTGGATCCTGATGCCAGGTGCCATATCCTACCCTGGAGCTGTATCCCGGTGCCTGATCCCACCCTGGGACTGGATCCCAGTGCCATATCCCACCCTAGAGCTGGATCCCAGTGCCATATCCCTATCCTGGAGCTGGATCCCAGTGCCTGATCCCACCGCAGGGCCGTATCCcggtgccagctcccacctctcTCCTCCAGCAGGCGGGGCCATGTCCTcgctgctgtccctgcaggagGAGAACCGggtcctgcagcaggagctgtccCGTGTCGAGGATCTCCTGGCCCAGAGCCGTGCCGAGAGGGATGAGTTGGCCATCAAGTACAACGCCATCAGCGAGCGGGTCAGTCAGCCCCCAAACTCACCCTTTTCCACCCCAAAATCCAAGCCTGGCAAAGGCATTCCCATTCCCCATcctcccagcctggcactgccATCCCAGGGGTGGGAATGGTGGGGCTGTGTCCAGACCTGTCCTGACCTGTTGGGACTTGTCCCGAGGGACACAAAAagtgtgtgtgtcccctcctcccccccccagcctggtTTTATTCCATCCATCGGGTTTTGGGGACCCCCCCCGGGGACATTCCTGAgcttcccatccctctgccctggcACCAGGAATGAAATGggccctgggcagcagctgggagctgtgggagccAAGCTGGGGAGTTTGGGGTCTAATtccacccacaccccccccccccagaaaaaagtGAATGGTGATGGTGCAGATGACTCTGGGGAGAAGCAAATTTAAGTTTATACTTCTGGGTTTATTTCCTTTAAGAGCCCAAATATCAGATGCTGAGGATGGTTTTGGGGAGAACAAAATGCgggtttatttttctgggtttatttccccaaaaacccccaaatctcAGATACTGAAGGTGGCTCCTGGGGAGAAGCAAATTTAGATTTATTAAGAGTTTATTGCCTTCAAAAGCCCAAATCCCAGATGCTCCTGGGTGGCTTCTGGGGAGAATCCAATCAGGGGGACTTGGGTTTATTTCCCCCCAGATGCCCAAATcccagaggctgcaggtggCTCCTGGGAGAACCAAATTGTAGTTTCTTTTCCTGGCTTTATTTCCCCCAAAAAAGACAAACCCTCAGCTGCTGAAGGTGGAATGAAGAGCACTGGGGGGGTGCAGGACCCGGGGGGGTCTCAGCCACGGGGCGCTGCGGGTGGAGCCGGAGGATGCTCGGGATGGGAGGGTTTGGTGTTTCCTCCCGAAATCGGGGAATGTTGGGAACTGGGGGGGTTCCCTGGTGTGtgtccccttttccccccagctggagcagagcctgcGGCAGGAGGGGGGTGAGCAGGAGGTGGggcagggcctggcccagcagAACCTGGAGCTGCGGCGGcggctggaggaggagcagagcgCCTACAAGCGGAAGCTGCAGGCGTACCAGGAGGGGCAGCAGCGCCAAGCACAGCTGGTCCAGAAGCTCCAAGCCAAGGTAAAACCATCCCAGGAGGACCATGGGAGGGGGGAATCGAAGGCAGCCACCTGCTGAGGACACCAAAGTGTGTGGTGGAGCCACcacgctggagggaagggatggtgtCCAAGAAATGGGGTGTGCAAACTGCAGGGGTTcagtgcaaggttctgcacctggggggggggagaatcCCATGGAGAATACAgggtgggaggagaaaggattggggacagccctgaggagaagaacttgggggtggtggtgaacCAGGAGCTCAAGATGAGCCCTGAGGGTGTGCTTGGAGCTCAGAACCCAACCGTGTCCTGGGggcatcagcagaagcacaggcaggggctgagggaggggattctccccctctgctctgctcctctgagacccctcctggagctctgtgtccagttctggagtccccagcaccagaaggacacagagctcctggaaggtgtccagaggagccactgaaatgctcagagggctgagcagctccctgggaagccaggctgagggattggggttgttcagcctggagaagaggaggctcccaggtatgctcagagcaacctcccaatatctgaaggggctacaagaaagctgggggagggctttggacatgggggggtagggagaggacaagggaaatgggttaaaacttggagaggggagatttagcctggacatttagaaagaaattgtttggggtgagggtgctgagcccctggcccaggtttcccagagaagctgtggctgccccatccctggcagtgctgaaggttggatggggcttggagcaccctggcctggtgggaggtgtccctgaccatggcagggggggcactgggggggctttaaggtccctccaacccaaaccagtctgggatttggTGATTATGGGGATGTCCTCCCCCCATGTGGTGTCACTCACCCCATTTTCCACCCAAGGTGCTGCAGTACAAGAAGAAATGTggtgaagcagagcagcagctgctggagaaggcaacagagctggagcaggagaggctgACGGtgagggctggggtgggggggtccctcctgtccccaggcaccccctgtcccccccgAGTTGGGTTAATGGTGTCCCCACAGAGCCAGCTGGATGTGAGCAGCTcacagctggaggaggagagcagcaatGAGCTGGAGAATGCCTTGATCcggctggaggaggagcagcagaggtgagggggggctggggagctgcaggaacaCCCCAGGGGATGTGTGTGAGTGACCTCCTCATCCCCACCAGCACCATTTGCATCTCCATCTTGGTCTCCATCCCACtccacctccatcccctcctccatccccaccatATACCCATCTCCAAACCCATTTCCATCTCTGTCCCCATGTCCACCTCCATCCTCACCTCTACCTTcatcatcatctccatcatcatccccatcatctccatcatcatcCTCCTTATGCCCATCATCtccatcctcctcatcctcctcatcctcctcatcctcctcatcctcctcatcctcctcatcctcctcatcctcctcatcctcctcatcctcctcatcctcctcatcctcctcatcctcctcatcctcctcatcctcctcatcctcctcatcctcctcatcctcctcatcctcctcatcctcctcatcctcctcatccccatcatctcatctccatcatctcatCCCCATCTTCATCCCCATCTTCATCCCCATCTTCATCCCCATCTTCATCCCCATCTTCATCCCCATCTTCATCCCCATCTTCATCCCCATCTTCATCCCCATCTTCATCCCCATCTTCATCGccatcctcatcatcctcatcctcctcttcctcatcctcctcttcctcatcctcctcttcctcttcctcatcctcctcttcctcatcctcctcttcctcttcctcatcctcatcctcatcctcatcctcatcctcatcctcttcctcttcctcttcctcatcctcctcttcaNNNNNNNNNNNNNNNNNNNNNNNNNNNNNNNNNNNNNNNNNNNNNNNNNNNNNNNNNNNNNNNNNNNNNNNNNNNNNNNNNNNNNNNNNNNNNNNNNNNNNNNNNNNNNNNNNNNNNNNNNNNNNNNNNNNNNNNNNNNNNNNNNNNNNNNNNNNNNNNNNNNNNNNNNNNNNNNNNNNNNNNNNNNNNNNNNNNNNNNNTAAGGGGTGTGGGGCCACCAGGAGGGGTGTGGAACCACCAGGAAGGGTGTGGGATCACCAGGAGGGTTATGGGACCACCAGGAGGGGTGTGGGATCACCAGGAGGGTTATGGGACCaccaggagggctgtggggccaccaggagggctgtggggccACCAGGAGGGTTATGGGGCCACCAGGAGGGGTGTGGGACAACCAGGAGGGGTATAGGGCCACCAGGAGGAATGTGGGGCCACCAGGAGGGTTATGGGACCACCAGGAGGGGTGTGGGACCATAGGAGATGTTGCACAGAGAAGAATTTGGGGTGGTGGAGTTGAGGCATGTGATGGGATAATGTGGGGCAGAGGGATCTAAGGATGGGACATGGAAAGGGATGTGGGACCACcaggagaagggatggggagCGTGGGCAGGTGGGGGCTCAAAAAGGGGACCAGGGAGATCTGGTGGCCCAGGAAGGACCCGGCTGGGCCCAACACCACTTTGTGTGTCCCCACCCCCCAGTCCTTCAACACCTACTTCAGCAACGAGCACAGCCGGCTCCTCACCCTCTGGAGGCAGGTGGTGGCCTGCAGGAGGCAGCTCGGGGAGGTGAAAACCAGCACGGAAAGGTGAGGGGGTCCTGAGACATCCCGGGAGGTCT
Proteins encoded in this window:
- the LOC139807017 gene encoding LOW QUALITY PROTEIN: rootletin-like (The sequence of the model RefSeq protein was modified relative to this genomic sequence to represent the inferred CDS: substituted 1 base at 1 genomic stop codon), with the protein product MSFCGSPSWLLPRRRGQERSTTDGGCLAVVGWSGRAPGGEGGAMSSLLSLQEENRVLQQELSRVEDLLAQSRAERDELAIKYNAISERLEQSLRQEGGEQEVGQGLAQQNLELRRRLEEEQSAYKRKLQAYQEGQQRQAQLVQKLQAKVLQYKKKCGEAEQQLLEKATELEQERLTSQLDVSSSQLEEESSNELENALIRLEEEQQRXGGAGELQEHPRGCV